From Hermetia illucens chromosome 6, iHerIll2.2.curated.20191125, whole genome shotgun sequence, one genomic window encodes:
- the LOC119659857 gene encoding enhancer of split mdelta protein, translating into MVIDGLKMMSKTQHYRKVTKPLLERKRRARMNLYLDELKDLIVETMEEKGEHITKLEKADILEMTVTFLKSRNDAASAESTKSEKFRAGYTQAAYEVSRVFASIPGIDVKFGTNLMKHLGYKLKEVDTSKGRGHASPSQSPGLTTSSVPISPERVQKSAPTPEAVWRPW; encoded by the coding sequence ATGGTAATCGACGGTTTAAAaatgatgtcaaaaacgcaacACTACCGCAAAGTTACAAAACCTCTATTAGAACGTAAAAGACGTGCTCGGATGAATTTATACTTGGACGAATTGAAGGACCTTATTGTGGAAACTATGGAGGAGAAAGGCGAACATATAACAAAACTTGAAAAAGCGGATATTCTCGAGATGACTGtgactttcttaaaaagtcggaacgatgCCGCTTCCGCTGAATCTACAAAATCTGAAAAGTTCCGTGCAGGATACACACAAGCCGCTTATGAAGTTTCACGTGTATTCGCATCAATTCCTGGAATCGACGTTAAGTTCGGAACGAATTTAATGAAACACTTGGGATATAAATTAAAGGAAGTAGATACTTCAAAAGGACGAGGTCATGCATCACCATCTCAATCTCCTGGACTTACTACTTCATCAGTCCCAATTTCACCTGAAAGGGTTCAAAAATCTGCACCAACACCGGAGGCTGTCTGGCGCCCATGGTAA